The following are encoded in a window of Manihot esculenta cultivar AM560-2 chromosome 8, M.esculenta_v8, whole genome shotgun sequence genomic DNA:
- the LOC110620334 gene encoding uncharacterized protein LOC110620334 — MGKYRGKGKKQTVIASHEDPANGEEKFPAYKRRGRPIKPLKDDNEVEEEVSKINEDEKDTKDPISSKDLKSQAAIENGRKRQRSEHTKENGDSVKEENGVGTELDTGISVSIGFRQNGSRRKNKPRRAAEAVVECK; from the coding sequence ATGGGGAAGTACAGAGGGAAAGGGAAGAAGCAGACTGTTATTGCTTCACATGAAGATCCTGCCAATGGTGAAGAAAAATTCCCTGCCTATAAAAGAAGAGGAAGGCCAATAAAACCACTGAAGGATGATAATGAAGTAGAAGAAGAAGTTTCAAAGATAAATGAAGATGAAAAGGACACGAAAGATCCCATTTCTTCTAAAGATTTGAAAAGTCAAGCTGCCATTGAGAATGGCCGGAAAAGGcagagatctgaacatacaaaAGAAAATGGAGATTCAGTTAAAGAGGAAAATGGTGTTGGAACAGAATTGGATACTGGTATTTCAGTGAGTATTGGATTTCGACAAAATGGAAGCAGGCGAAAAAACAAGCCTAGGCGGGCTGCTGAAGCTG